A region of the Pseudomonas sp. J452 genome:
GGTGTTTCTCAACCGCCGCGGCTTCGCCCCGACCCTGCTGTGTCACGACTGCGGCTGGATCAGCCAGTGCCAGCGCTGCGATGCACGGATGACCCTACACCAACGCTCCGGCGAGCTGCGCTGTCACCACTGCGGGCATGCCGAACGCCCGCCACGGCAGTGCCCGGACTGTGGCAAGGTCGACCTGCGCCCGGTCGGCGCCGGCACCGAGCGCGCCGAGGAGCGCCTGAACATCCTCTTCCCCAGCTTCCCGGTGCTGCGCATCGACCGTGACACCACGGCGCGCAAGGGCAGCATGGACAAGCTGTTCAGCACCATCAGCCGTGGCGAACCGTGCATCCTGGTCGGCACGCAGATGCTGGCCAAGGGGCACCACTTCCCGCGCGTCACCCTGGTAGCGATCCTCGACGCCGACGGCGGCCTGTACTCGGCGGATTTTCGCGCCAGCGAGCGCATGGCCCAGCTGATCGTCCAGGTCGCAGGCCGCGCCGGGCGCGCCGAGGAGCCGGGCAAGGTAATCATCCAGTCGCACCTGGCCGACCACCCGCTGCTGGTCCAGCTCACCGAGCAGGGCTATCCGGCCTTCGCCGAGCAGGCCCTGAGCGAGCGCCGTGGCGCCGGCCTGCCGCCCTTCGCCCACCTCGCCCTGCTGCGCGCCGAAGCGCACAAGCCGGGCCAGGCCGAAGGCTTCCTGGATGAGGCCTGCAGCTACGCCGAACAGCTGCAGCAGGAACTGCGCCTGCCCGCCATCGAGCTGCTCGGCCCTGTGCCGGCACCGATGGAACGCCGCGCCGGCCGCCATCGCGCCCAGCTGCTGCTGCAATCCAGCAGCCGCGTACCGCTGCACAAGCTGCTGGCCGCCTGGCTGCCGATTCTCGAGGCGATGCCGGGCGGCCGTGCCGTGCGCTGGTCGCTGGATGTCGACCCGATCGACCTGTTCTGAGGCTCAATCTTGTGCTGCCCGACAGGCTTAGCAGGCTGTTGAAAAACTACCTGCGTTGCCATCGCGGCGTTAAAAACAGGCTCAAAATGCTCATTTACAGCTCGTAAACTGCGCTTTTTCGCCTGTTTTTGCCTTGCGCTGGCTGCCTCGCCAACGTTTTTCAACAGCCTGCTAGCCCGGATGAAATCCGGGGCACAAACCTCCCGGATTTCATCCGGGCTACGGGCAAAGCTTGAAGCACTGCCCTCCAGCCGCGGATAATGCCCAGTTTTCGACCAGCCGCGGCCGACCGAGCAGACCATGAAAGACAACATTCGCCACCTGATCCAGCAAGCCCTGACCCGCCTCACCGCCGAGGGCGTGCTGCCCGAGGGCCTGAGCCCGGTGATCCAGGTGGAGAACACCAAGGACAAGAGCAACGGTGACTTCGCCAGCAACATCGCCATGATGCTGGCCAAACCGGCCGGCATGAAGCCGCGCGAGCTGGCAGAGAAACTGGTCGCCGCGTTGCCGGCCGATGCCGAAGTGAGCAAGGTGGACATCGCCGGCCCCGGCTTCCTCAACTTCTTCCAGAACAGCGATGCCCTGGCCCAGCGCCTGGAAGCGGCGCTGGCCGACGCCCAGCTCGGCGTGCGCAAGGCCGGCCCGGCGCAGCGCGTGGTGGTCGACCTGTCGGCGCCCAACCTAGCCAAGGAAATGCACGTCGGCCACCTGCGCTCGACCATCATCGGCGACGGCGTGGCGCGCGTGCTGGAGTTCCTCGGCGACACAGTGATCCGGCAGAACCACGTCGGCGACTGGGGCACTCAGTTCGGCATGCTGCTGGCCTATATGCAGGAAAACCCGGCGGCCGCCGAAAGCGAGCTGGCCGACCTGGAGAACTTCTACCGCGCGGCGAAGAAGCGCTTCGACGAGTCGCCCGAATTTGCCGACCGCGCCCGCGAGCTGGTGGTCCAGCTGCAGGCTGGCGACGCCGAGTGCCTGCGCCTGTGGCACCGTTTCAACGACATCTCCCTGAGCCACTGCCAGGCCCTGTACGACCGCCTCGGCGTCAAGCTGAGCATGGCCGACGTGAAAGGCGAGAGCGCCTACAACGACGACCTGGCCAACGTGGTCGCCGACCTCAAGGCCAAGGGCCTGCTCAGCGAAAGCGACGGCGCCCAGTGCGTGTTCATGGACGAGTTCAAGAATGCCGAAGGCAACCCGCTACCGCTGATCGTGCAGAAGGCCGGCGGCGGCTACCTGTACGCCACCACCGACCTGGCCGCCACCCGCTACCGGGCCAACGTGCTGAAGGCTGACCGCGCCCTGTACTTCGTCGATCAGCGTCAGGCCCTGCACTTCCAGATGGTCTTCAGCGCCGCGCGCCTGGCCGGCTTCGTCCCCGCCGACATGCAGCTCGAGCACATGGGCTTCGGCACCATGAACGGCGCCGATGGCCGCCCGTTCAAGACCCGCGATGGCGGCACGGTGAAGCTGGTCGATCTGATCAACGAAGCCGAAGAGCGTGCCTACGCCCTGGTCAAGGGCAAGAACCCCGAGCTGGACGAAGCCGAGCTGCGCCAGATCGCCCGCGCCGTGGGCGTCGGCGCGGTGAAATACGCCGACCTGTCCAAGCACCGCACCAGCGACTACAGCTTCAACTTCGAGCTGATGCTGAGCTTCGAGGGCAACACCGCGCCCTACCTGCTGTACGCCTACACCCGCGTGGCCAGCGTATTCCGCAAGCTGGGCAAGAGCGTCGAGGAAATCGGCGGGCAGATCCGCCTGGGCGCCGAGCAGGAGCAGGCCCTGGCCGGCAAGCTGGCGCAGTTCGCCGATGTCCTCAACGGCATCGCCGACAAGGGCACCCCGCACCTGCTGTGCGCCTACCTGTATGACCTGGCCGGGCTGTTCTCCAGCTTCTACGAGAACTGCCCGATCCTCAGTGCCGAGGACGAGGCCGTGCGCAACAGCCGCCTGCGCCTGGCTGCGCTGACCGGCCGCACCCTCAAGCAGGGCCTGCAGCTGCTCGGCCTGGACACCCTGGAGCGTATGTAAGTGGCAGCGAAGAAGAAGCCAGCCCCCAAGCGCGGCGCCAGTCGCTACCAGGCCCCGGCGAAAAGCCCGGTACCGGGTTGGGTGTGGCTGGCCTGCGGCCTGGTGATCGGCGGTTTCATGGTGTTCCTGTTCAGCCTCGAACCGGGCCGCGATGACGTCAAGCGCGCCAAACCCGAAGACGCCCAGCGCCCGAGCGGCGCGCAGACCACGACTCAGGCCAAGCCACAAAGCAAGCCAGAAGCAGTCAAGCCCAAGTACGACTTCTACACCCTATTGCCGGAATCCGAGGTCATCGTGCCGCCGGAGGCCCTGCCGACCGAAAAACAGGCCGCCGAAAGCAAACCGGTCACCCCGGAAGAAGCAGCGAAGATCGACGCCGCCCGCGCCGAAGCCCTGCTCAATGGCCAGACCCCGCCACCACCGCCGGTCATCGCCAAGGCGCCAACCAGAACCCTGTTCTTCCTCCAGGCCGGCTCGTTCCGCAAACAGGACGATGCCGACAAGGTGCGCGCGCAGATCATCCTGCTCGGCCAGAACGTGCAAGTGGAATCCGGCACGGTGCGCGAGGAAACCTGGTACCGCGTACTGGTCGGCCCGTACGCCAACCGCGAGCAGCTGGCCAGCGCACAGAAACAGCTGGCCGGCAGCGGCTTCAGCAATCTGCTGTTACAGCAACGCCAGTCGCGTTGATCGCCAATTTGTGAGCGGCCGGTTGAAAAGCCGGGCCGTTCACCCCATCTGATTCTCCATCCGGGCAACTTCGCCCCGCTGCGTGGAGACTCTCCCCTTGACCACCATCGTTTCAGTGCGCCGCAACGGCAAAGTCGTCATGGGCGGCGACGGCCAAGTATCGCTCGGCAATACCGTGATGAAAGGCAACGCCAAGAAAGTCCGGCGCCTCTATCACGGTCAGGTGCTGGCCGGCTTCGCTGGCGCCACCGCCGATGCCTTCACCCTGTTCGAGCGCTTCGAAGGCCAGTTGGAGAAACACCAGGGCCATCTGGTGCGTGCCGCCGTCGAGCTGGCCAAGGACTGGCGTACCGACCGTAGTCTGAGCCGCCTGGAAGCGATGCTGGCGGTGGCCAACAAGGATGCCTCGCTGATCATCACCGGCAACGGTGACGTAGTCGAACCCGAGCATGGCCTGATCGCAATGGGCTCCGGCGGCGGCTTCGCCCAGGCCGCAGCCATGGCCCTGCTGCAGAAAACCGATCTCTCCGCCCGTGAAATCACCGAAACCGCATTGAACATTGCCGGCTCCATCTGTGTCTTCACTAACCAGAACCTGACTATCGAAGAAGAAGACTGCGCTGAATAAGCACGGCTTCTGCTGGAGTAACGCTGCATGTCCATGACGCCCCGCGAGATCGTTTCCGAGCTCAACCGCCACATCATCGGCCAGGACGACGCCAAGCGCGCCGTGGCCATCGCCCTGCGCAACCGCTGGCGGCGCATGCAGCTGCCGGCCGAGCTGCGCCAGGAAGTCACGCCGAAGAACATCCTGATGATCGGTCCTACCGGCGTCGGCAAGACCGAGATCGCCCGCCGTCTGGCCAAGCTGGCCAACGCACCGTTCATCAAGGTGGAAGCGACTAAATTCACCGAAGTCGGCTATGTCGGCCGTGACGTCGAGTCGATCATCCGCGACCTCGCCGACGCCGCCATCAAGCTGCTGCGCGAGCAGGAGATCGTCCGCGTCCAGCACCGTGCCGAAGACGCCGCCGAGGAGCGCATCCTCGATGCCCTGCTGCCGCCGGCGCGCACTGGTTTCAACGAAGACCCAGCACCCAGCCAGGATTCCAACACCCGCCAGCTGTTCCGCAAGCGCCTGCGCGAAGGCCAGCTGGACGACAAGGAAATCGATATCGAGGTTGCCGAGCAAGCAGCCGGCGTCGAGATCATGACCCCACCCGGCATGGAGGAGATGACCAACCAGCTGCAAAGCCTGTTCGCCAACCTCGGCAAGGGCAAGAAGAAGAGCCGCAAGCTCAAGGTCAAGGAAGCCCTCAAGCTGGTGCGCGACGAGGAAGCCGCGCGCCTGGTCAACGAGGAAGAACTCAAGGCCAAGGCCCTGGAAGCGGTGGAACAGAACGGCATCGTATTCATCGACGAAATCGACAAGGTCGCCAAGCGCGGCAATGTCGGCGGCGCCGATGTGTCGCGCGAAGGTGTGCAGCGCGACCTGCTGCCGCTGATCGAAGGCTGCACGGTCAACACCAAGCTGGGCATGGTCAAGACCGATCACATTCTGTTCATCGCCTCCGGCGCCTTCCACCTGAGCAAGCCGAGCGACCTGGTGCCCGAGCTGCAGGGCCGCCTGCCGATCCGCGTCGAGCTCAAGGCCCTGTCGCCCGAAGACTTCGAGCGCATCCTCACCGAGCCGCACGCCTCGTTGACCGAGCAATACGCCGCGCTGTTGAACACCGAAGGCCTGGGTATCGAGTTCCTCGCCGACGGCATCAAGCGCATCGCCGAGATCGCCTGGCAGGTCAACGAGAAGACCGAGAACATCGGTGCACGCCGCCTGCACACCCTGCTCGAACGCCTGCTCGAAGAAGTCTCCTTCAGCGCCGGTGACCTCGCCGGCCAGCAGAACGGCGAACCGATCCGCATCGACGCCGCCTACGTCAACAGCCACCTCGGCGAGCTGGCGCAGAACGAAGACCTGTCGCGCTATATCCTCTGATGGCAGCGGGTGGATAATGCCCAGCGTTATCCACCCGTTACTCGGAAGCACCGCCATGCGCATGCCCACCGCGATCAAACTGCACAAGGCGTCGAAGACCCTCGAGCTGCAGTACGACGCACAGAGCTATACCCTGAGCGCCGAATTCCTCCGCGTGCACTCGCCCTCGGCCGAGGTGCAGGGTCACGGCAAACCCATCCTGCAAACCGGCAAGCTCGACGTCGGCCTGAGCAGCCTGGAGCCGGCTGGCAACTACGCACTGAAACTGTGCTTCGACGACGGCCATGACAGCGGATTGTTCACCTGGGACTATCTTTATCAACTGGCGACCCGCCACGACGAACTCTGGGCCGACTACCTCGCGCAACTGGCCAAGGCCGGAAAAAGTCGCGATGCGAACGAGTCCATCGTCAAGCTGATGCTCTAGATCGCGCCTGCCGTCATACGCGTTACATGGTTAGGGCGCACTTTCTAATGCACCCGGGCATACTGCCGCGCGCCGTGCAATCAGGATTAGCGAACTTGCGCAAAAGCAGAAACTCGGGTAACCAAGGAACTGGCAGGTTCCATGCATTTGGCAAAGCCAAATGTTGAGAAATCGCGGAGAACTTCCGCAACCGGTAACCCGAGCAGTACCAGCCCCTCGCCCTGTGTCAGCGTGCAGGTATTCGTCTCAGGACAATGGAGCGTCGTAGATGAGCAACAAGAACAACGAAGATTTGAAACAGCAGGCCTCGGAAAGCACCTTGGGTCTCAACCCGGTAATTGGCTTGCGTGGCAAGGACATCCTCAGCTCTGCCCGCATGGTGCTCTCCCAGGCACTGAAGCAACCGTTCCACAGCGCCAAACATGCCACCCATTTCGTCTTCGAGCTGAAGAACGTTCTGCTCGGTCAATCGGAACTGACCCCCGAGGAAGGCGACCGTCGTTTCGCCGACCCGGCCTGGAGTCAGAACCCGCTGTACCGCCGCTACCTGCAGACCTACCTGGCCTGGCGCAAGGAACTGCATGAGTGGATCGAGGACAGCAACCTCACCGAGCAGGACACCAGCCGCGGTCACTTCGTCATCAACCTGATGACCGAAGCTATGGCACCGACCAACAGCATGGCCAACCCGGCCGCAGTCAAGCGCTTCTTCGAGACCGGCGGCAAGAGCCTGCTCGACGGCCTGTCGCACCTGGCCAAGGACATCGTGCACAACGGTGGCATGCCCAGCCAGGTCAACATGGATGCCTTCGAAGTCGGCAAGAACCTCGCCACCAGCGACGGTGCCGTGGTGTTTCGCAACGACCTGCTGGAACTGATCCAGTACAAGCCGATCACCGAGCAGGTGCAGGAGCGCCCGCTGCTGGTGGTGCCGCCGCAGATCAACAAGTACTACGTGTTCGACCTGTCGCAGGAAAAGAGCGTCGCGCGCTTCCTTCTGCGCAACGGCATCCAGACCTTCGTGGTCAGCTGGCGCAACCCGACCAAGGCCCAGCGCGAGTGGGGCCTGTCGAGCTACATCGAGGCGCTCAAGGAAGCCATCGAGGTGGTCCTGTCGATCACCGGCAGCAAGGACGTGAACATGCTCGGCGCCTGCTCCGGCGGCCTGACCACCGCCTCCCTGCTCGGCCACTATGCCGCCATCGGCGAGCAGAAGGTGCATGCCCTGACCCTGCTGGTCAGCGTGCTCGACACCAAACTGGACACCCAGGTCGCGCTGTTCGCCGACGAAAAAACCCTCGAGGCTGCCAAGCGCCGTTCCTACCAGTCCGGCGTACTGGAAGGCAGCGACATGGCCAAGGTGTTCGCCTGGATGCGTCCGAACGACCTGATCTGGAACTACTGGGTCAACAACTACCTGCTCGGCAACGAGCCGCCGGTGTTCGATATCCTCTACTGGAACAACGACACCACGCGCCTGCCGGCCGCCCTGCACGGCGAATTCATCGAGATGTTCAAGACCAACCCGCTGACTCGCGCCGGTGCGCTGGAAGTCTGCGGTACGCCGATCGACCTCAAGCAGGTCACCTGCGACCTGTTCTGCCTGGCCGGCACCACCGACCACATCACCCCGTGGGACGCTTGCTACAAGTCGGCGCACCTGTTCGGCGGCAAGGTTGACTTCGTGCTATCCAACAGCGGGCATATCCAGAGCATTCTCAACCCGCCAGGCAACCCCAAGGCCCGCTACATGACCAACACCGAGATGCCGCTTGACCCGCGCGCCTGGCAGGCCAGCGCGACCAAGCACGCTGACTCCTGGTGGCTGCACTGGCAGACCTGGCTGGCCGATCGCTCGGGCAAACTGAAGAAGTCGCCTAGCAGCCTCGGTAACAAGGCTTATCAGCCTGGCGAAGCAGCGCCCGGCACTTATGTACACGAGCGCTAAGCATTTGCTGCACGCCATTACCAACAACAGCACCACTTGCACCGCTGCACCTTGCGCAGTACTGCCCGCGGCACCTGGAAGTGCCGCTCACCGCTCCGGCGCCGTATGGCCGGAGCAGTGCCTGCCCACCCTCCCGGTGGGTCACTGGAGAGCCGCGTTGGATGTCGGCTCGCCACGGATCAAACCATAGGGCTCAGCGCATGCCGCAACCTTTCGCATTCCGTACCATCGAACTGGATGGCCAAACCATCCGCACGGCGGTCCGTCCCGGCAACAGCAAGCTCACGCCATTGCTGATCTTCAACGGCATTGGCGCCAACCTCGAGTTGGTCATGCCTTTCGTCCAGGCCCTCGACCCGGAACTGGAAGTCATCGCCTTCGATGTGCCCGGCGTCGGCGGCTCGTCGACACCGAACACGCCTTATCGCTTCCCCGGTCTGGCCAAGCTGGCCGCACGCATGCTCGACTACCTGGACTACGGCCAGGTCAACGCCATCGGCGTGTCCTGGGGTGGCGCACTGGCCCAGCAGTTTGCCCACGACTATCCCGAGCGCTGCAAGAAGCTGGTGCTGGCCGCCACCTCCGCAGGCGCCGTAATGGTGCCCGGCAAGCCCAAGGTGCTCTGGCGCATGGCCAGCCCGCGCCGCTATATCCAGCCGTCGTACGGCGTGCATATCGCCCCGGATATCTACGGCGGCGCCTTCCGTCGCGACCCCAAGCTAGCCCTGGCGCACGCCAGCAAGGTCCGCTCGGGCGGCAAGATGGGCTACTACTGGCAGCTGTTCGCCGGCCTCGGCTGGACCAGCATCCATTGGCTACATCGAATCAAGCAGCCTACGCTGGTACTGGCCGGCGATGACGACCCGCTGATTCCGCTGGTCAACATGCGTCTGCTGGCGTGGCGCATCCCCAACTCGGAATTCCACATCATCGACGATGGCCACCTGTTCCTGGTGACCCGTGCCGAGGCCGTGGCGCCGATCATCATGAAGTTCCTCGAGGAAGAACGGCGACGCGCCGTGATGCACCCGCAACCCACGCCTATTCGCGGTCACTGATCGCACAACTGTAGTGCTGCCCCGGCAGGCTTGCCCCCACACAGGGCCCCGCCGGACTAAACGGATGTTCGCGCGGCAGTCTGGAATGCCTTCCGGCGCGCCTTGGTACAAGCCTTGCTGTCATTAGCGTGACAGTTTGACGACGGAGCCTGCCCCATGCGTGAAAAGACTGCACCGGGATCCTTGCCGGTACCCGCAAACTTCATGAACGCGCAAAGTGCCATGGTTGGCCTGCGCGGCCGTGACCTGTTCTCCACCCTGCGCACCCTGGCCTTCCAGGGCTTGCGCCAGCCCGTGCACAGCGCTCGCCACGCCCTTGCGTTCGGCAAACAGCTCGGCCGTGTGATGCTGGGTGACACGCTGCACAAACCCAACCCGCAGGACGCCCGTTTCAGCGATCCGACCTGGCAGCTCAACCCGTTCTACAGCCGTAGCCTGCAGGCCTACCTGACCTGGCAGAAACAGCTCAAGGCATGGATCGACGAGAGCGACCTGTCGCCGGATGACCGCACCCGCGCGCACTTCCTGTTCTCGCTGCTCAACGACGCCATCGCCCCCTCCAACAGCCTGCTCAATCCGCAGGCGATCAAGGAGCTGTTCAATACCGGTGGCAGCAGCGTGCTGCGCGGTGCGCGGCATATGCTCGACGACCTGCTGCACAACAGCGGGCTGCCCAGCCAGGTCAGCAAGCAGGCCTTCGAGGTCGGCCGCAACCTGGCCACCACCAACGGCGCTGTGGTGTTCCGCAGTGAAATGCTGGAGCTGATTCACTACAAGCCGATGAGCGAAAAGCAGTTCGCCACGCCGCTGCTGATCGTCCCGCCGCAGATCAACAAGTACTACATTTTCGATCTCAGCCCGGAAAAGAGCTTCATCCAGTACTGCCTGAAGAATGACCTGCAGACCTTCGCCATCAGCTGGCGCAACCCGGACGCGCGCCATCGCGAGTGGGGCCTGTCGAGCTACGTGCAGGCCCTCGAAGAAGCCAGCGAAGTGTGCCGCGCGATTACCGGCAGCAAAGAGGTCAACCTGATCGGCGCCTGCGCCGGCGGCCTGACCATCGCGGCCCTGCAAGGCCACCTGCAGGCCAAGAAACAGCTGCGCAAGATCGGCTGCGCCACTTACCTGGTCAGCCTGCTGGACAGCCAGGTCGACAGCCCGGCAATGCTGTTCGCCGATGAACAAACCCTGGAGTCGGCCAAGCGCCGCTCCTACCAGAGCGGCGTGCTGGATGGCCGCGACATGGCCCGGGTGTTCGCCTGGATGCGCCCCAATGACCTGATCTGGAACTACTGGGTCAACAACTACCTGCTCGGCAAGGAGCCGCCAGCGTTCGACATCCTGTTCTGGAACAACGACAACACCCGCCTGCCGGCGGCCCTGCACGGCGACCTGCTGGAACTGTTCAAGCACAACCCGCTGACCCGCAGCGGCGCCATGGAAATTTGCGGCACCCCCATCGACATGAGCAAGGTCAACCTGGACAGCTTCAGTGTGGCCGGCATCAACGACCACATCACGCCCTGGGAGTCGGTGTATCGCTCGGCCTTGCTGCTGGGCGGCAGCAGTCGCTTCGTACTGTCCAACAGCGGGCATATCCAGAGCATCCTCAACCCGCCGGGCAACCCCAAAGCCACCTTCATGGAAAACGGCAAGCTCAGCTCCGATCACCGCGCCTGGTACTACGACGCGAAGAAACTTGAAGGCAGCTGGTGGCCCGCGTGGCTGGAGTGGATTCAGCAGCGCTCGGGTGAGCGGCGCGAGACCCAGGTCGCCATCGGCAACAGCAAGTACCCCGCCATGGAAGCCGCACCCGGCACCTATGTGCATATACGCTGAAGCACAGTGAAAACGACTGGCCGGGCAGCGCTCGGCCGGTTATCGTCGAAGCCCCGCGGCCATAAAATGCTCATGGAATGAAGACTCGCGACCGCATACTCGAATGCGCCCTGACCCTGTTCAACCAGGAGGGCGAACCCAACGTCTCCACCCTCGAAATCGCCAATGAAATGGGCATCAGCCCAGGCAATCTGTATTACCACTTCCATGGCAAGGAGCCGGTGATTCTGGAGCTGTTCGAGCGCTTCCAGAACGATATGGCGCCGCTGCTGGATCCGCCGCTGGATGTCGAACTGGGCGCCGAGGACTACTGGCTGTTCCTGCACCTGATCGTCGAACGCCTGGCGCAGTACCGCTTCTTCTTCCAGGACCTGTCCAACCTGGCCGGACGCCTGCCCAAGCTGGCCCGCGGCATTCGCCAGTGGCTCAACCAGCTCAAGCGCACCCTGGCCACCCTGCTGGCCCGCCTCAAGGCCGAAGGCCAGCTGCTCAGCGAAACCCAGTCTCTCGGTCAACTGGTCGAGCAGATCACCCTGACTCTGCTGTTCTCCCTCGACTACCAGCGCATCGTCGGTGCCGATGGTGAAGTGCGCCTGGTGGTCTACCAGATCATGATGCTGGTCGCGCCCCACCTCACCCCAGGCTCACGCCACGCCGCCGAACATATCGCCCAGCGCTACCTGCAAGCCTGAAATGCAAACGCCCGGCACTAGGCCGGGCGCTATCAAGCTAGAAGCCCTGCAGTTGCTAACTGCCCCTACTAAATCAACAGTCTGTTCCCACACTTATTCCCACACTTTGGCGTTGCGTGCCCCATCGGTTTGGGGTTGGTCATAGCCTAGGATCAGCCAGCCGACCAGCTCCCCAGATACCAGGGCAGCACCAGCTCGCCTACGGTACTGCGACTGCAATACCCCATCACCATGCCACCCCCAGCGGCTCCAGCAGCGCACGCAGGGTTAATCCATGCCAGCGCCAGCAGATCAGCCGGCATGCTTCCTGCGACCTCTTGGGCGGCCTCGCCATGCGGGCAGAAAATAGCGGTCGCGCGCGCGCGCGAGATACCACTGCCCAGAGGTTCGGGTGCTCCAGCGGGGGAACGCTGCGCCGATGCGCCGCTGGTGTTTGGCGCTGCGCCGTTACTGTTTGGCGCAATGGCGCAAGCATATCCATGCGCTGCGCCATTGCGCTGGGGGGTTACGTACTTCGTCAGCGGTACGGGTTTTGTCGGCCCATATGGGTTGCAGCACTTTTAGGACGTGCTCGGTCTGAATATCAGTGGCAGCCAGCTTGCCCAGCACGGGGAAGGCGTAACGCTCCATTTTTGAGCGCCAGCCTTGCAGCCATTCCGCCGACCATTGCGCGCCATGGGCGGCGATGTAGTCCGTGGTCAGTTTCTCGAAGGTGACGCTGCGGGCCAGTCGCTGGCGCTGGGCTTCTTGCTGGCGCTCCCGCTCAGCATCACGGGCGGCCATGGGGTCAGTACCGGAAGCCATCAAACGGCGCTGCTCAGCCACAGCCAGGCGGGCGGCTTTAAGGCTGATCTCGGGATAGCTCCCCAAGCCCATATCGCGGCGTTTACCCGCGAACTGATAGCGCAACACCCAGGACTTGCCGCCTGCCGCTTTCACAACAAGCCGCAAGCCGTCGCCGTCTTCATAGCTGCCAGGCTCGCTCAGGTTTTCCACTTGCTTGGGGTTTAGCTTTGCCACATCGCCCTCCACGGGTGTGGGAACGGCATCTGTTCCCACACTTGTTCCCACACTTTCGCCCCGGATGGTGGCTTATTTGAGTGGGCATCAGTGGACGGATAATAGGCTGCAAGCCTCGTAGAATCTAGGCTCAACCGGAAAGCAGTGGAAGGCACCAGAAACGCAAACGCCCGGCACTAGGCCGGGCGTTTGTGGTGCTGAGCGGAAACTCAGGACGGGGTAGCAGGTGCTACCGGAGCAGCTACCGGAGCCGCAGCAGCTGCGGGTGCAGCGGCCGGAGCAACAGGCTTGGCAGCGGCCGGCTTGGCGGCAGCTTTCGGTGCAGCCGGCTTCTTCGCTACTGCCGGCTTGGCAGCCGGTTTCGCAACAGGCTTGGCAGCAGCTTTGGCGACCGGCTTGGCAGCCGGTTTAGCCGCAGGCTTGGCAGCAGCTTTGGCAACCGGCTTGGCGGCTGGTTTAGCTGCAGGCTTGGCGGCAACTTTGGCAGCTGGCTTGGCGACCGACTTCACCGATACACCGGTGAGCTTCTCGATCTGCTTGGTCAGGGTGTCGACCTTGGCCTGCAGCGCCTTCACTTCGTTGCGGCTCGGCACACCGAGGCGGGAGATCGCACTGTTCAGACGCTTGTCAAAAGCCTCTTCCAGTTCGTTCCACTTGCCCAGGGCCTTGTCTTTGACTTCGTCGACTTTCGACTTGGCCGAACCGACAGTGGAGTCGACGGTGGTTTTCACCGCGCCCAGCTGCTTGTCGACTTCAGTCTTGGCTTGTTTCTCGGCTTTCTCGCCATCCTTGACCAGACCGTCGAACAGCTTGGTGCCGTCCTTGCTGACCTTGGAATAGGCGCCGAGGCCAGCCAGCCAGATCTGCCGCGAGTACTTCTCGATCTCGCCGATCCAGGAACTGGTTTCCTTCTTCGCCACTGGCTTCTTAGCTGCGGGTTTTGCAGCGGTAGGTTTTTTAACAGCCATCCTGCCTCTCCTTATTGGGTACGCGCGACACGTTCAAGCAATGCATTCAACTCGTCCAGCTTAGCAGAGAGTGCCTCAACGTCTTGCTTGGAGGGAATACCCATGCGGT
Encoded here:
- the phaC gene encoding class II poly(R)-hydroxyalkanoic acid synthase codes for the protein MSNKNNEDLKQQASESTLGLNPVIGLRGKDILSSARMVLSQALKQPFHSAKHATHFVFELKNVLLGQSELTPEEGDRRFADPAWSQNPLYRRYLQTYLAWRKELHEWIEDSNLTEQDTSRGHFVINLMTEAMAPTNSMANPAAVKRFFETGGKSLLDGLSHLAKDIVHNGGMPSQVNMDAFEVGKNLATSDGAVVFRNDLLELIQYKPITEQVQERPLLVVPPQINKYYVFDLSQEKSVARFLLRNGIQTFVVSWRNPTKAQREWGLSSYIEALKEAIEVVLSITGSKDVNMLGACSGGLTTASLLGHYAAIGEQKVHALTLLVSVLDTKLDTQVALFADEKTLEAAKRRSYQSGVLEGSDMAKVFAWMRPNDLIWNYWVNNYLLGNEPPVFDILYWNNDTTRLPAALHGEFIEMFKTNPLTRAGALEVCGTPIDLKQVTCDLFCLAGTTDHITPWDACYKSAHLFGGKVDFVLSNSGHIQSILNPPGNPKARYMTNTEMPLDPRAWQASATKHADSWWLHWQTWLADRSGKLKKSPSSLGNKAYQPGEAAPGTYVHER
- the phaZ gene encoding poly(3-hydroxyalkanoate) depolymerase — translated: MPQPFAFRTIELDGQTIRTAVRPGNSKLTPLLIFNGIGANLELVMPFVQALDPELEVIAFDVPGVGGSSTPNTPYRFPGLAKLAARMLDYLDYGQVNAIGVSWGGALAQQFAHDYPERCKKLVLAATSAGAVMVPGKPKVLWRMASPRRYIQPSYGVHIAPDIYGGAFRRDPKLALAHASKVRSGGKMGYYWQLFAGLGWTSIHWLHRIKQPTLVLAGDDDPLIPLVNMRLLAWRIPNSEFHIIDDGHLFLVTRAEAVAPIIMKFLEEERRRAVMHPQPTPIRGH
- the phaC gene encoding class II poly(R)-hydroxyalkanoic acid synthase, giving the protein MREKTAPGSLPVPANFMNAQSAMVGLRGRDLFSTLRTLAFQGLRQPVHSARHALAFGKQLGRVMLGDTLHKPNPQDARFSDPTWQLNPFYSRSLQAYLTWQKQLKAWIDESDLSPDDRTRAHFLFSLLNDAIAPSNSLLNPQAIKELFNTGGSSVLRGARHMLDDLLHNSGLPSQVSKQAFEVGRNLATTNGAVVFRSEMLELIHYKPMSEKQFATPLLIVPPQINKYYIFDLSPEKSFIQYCLKNDLQTFAISWRNPDARHREWGLSSYVQALEEASEVCRAITGSKEVNLIGACAGGLTIAALQGHLQAKKQLRKIGCATYLVSLLDSQVDSPAMLFADEQTLESAKRRSYQSGVLDGRDMARVFAWMRPNDLIWNYWVNNYLLGKEPPAFDILFWNNDNTRLPAALHGDLLELFKHNPLTRSGAMEICGTPIDMSKVNLDSFSVAGINDHITPWESVYRSALLLGGSSRFVLSNSGHIQSILNPPGNPKATFMENGKLSSDHRAWYYDAKKLEGSWWPAWLEWIQQRSGERRETQVAIGNSKYPAMEAAPGTYVHIR
- a CDS encoding TetR/AcrR family transcriptional regulator, which gives rise to MKTRDRILECALTLFNQEGEPNVSTLEIANEMGISPGNLYYHFHGKEPVILELFERFQNDMAPLLDPPLDVELGAEDYWLFLHLIVERLAQYRFFFQDLSNLAGRLPKLARGIRQWLNQLKRTLATLLARLKAEGQLLSETQSLGQLVEQITLTLLFSLDYQRIVGADGEVRLVVYQIMMLVAPHLTPGSRHAAEHIAQRYLQA
- a CDS encoding integrase arm-type DNA-binding domain-containing protein, which encodes MAKLNPKQVENLSEPGSYEDGDGLRLVVKAAGGKSWVLRYQFAGKRRDMGLGSYPEISLKAARLAVAEQRRLMASGTDPMAARDAERERQQEAQRQRLARSVTFEKLTTDYIAAHGAQWSAEWLQGWRSKMERYAFPVLGKLAATDIQTEHVLKVLQPIWADKTRTADEVRNPPAQWRSAWICLRHCAKQ